Proteins encoded by one window of Burkholderia plantarii:
- a CDS encoding (2,3-dihydroxybenzoyl)adenylate synthase, which produces MLPSRCDTVASSASLPDCPNWPAAFIRRYRKAGYWQDTTFFEALREQARRTPEAIAIVDGEARRHRFRELLERVRRLAGGLHGLGLRRGDIVVVHLPNGLRFIETCFALFQLGVVPVLALPAHRQHEIEALCRFSGARAYLCADQDTFDCRPLAEALRARCPALEHVVTGGAAAGFVAFDALYDGPARDACDARAGDVACFQLSGGTTGTPKLIPRRHDEYLYNVRACVAASAVDSDTVYLAALPMAHNFTLCCPGVIGTLLHGGCVVAAGRADPDSCFALIARERVTHTALVPPLALVWLDAQDRLHADLSSLRLLQVGGARLMRHAAERVAPTLGCRLQQVFGMAEGLVCCTRLDDPPERIHDTQGRPVSEADEIRVVDAHGKPVAPGQIGELQVRGPYTIRGYYPRAEHDATAFTADGFYRSGDLVSQTADGYLVVEGRDKDQINRGGEKVSSEELENLLLTHPQVHDAAVVALPDALLGEQTCAFVVARPPAPTSMQLKQHLRACGLAAFKVPDRIEFVTRFPETGIGKTSKKSLREALRRELDEAVR; this is translated from the coding sequence ATGCTTCCTTCCCGCTGCGACACCGTTGCATCCTCCGCCTCTCTGCCCGACTGTCCGAACTGGCCGGCCGCCTTCATCCGGCGCTATCGCAAAGCCGGCTACTGGCAGGACACCACCTTTTTCGAGGCACTGCGCGAGCAGGCCCGGCGCACGCCCGAAGCCATCGCGATCGTCGACGGCGAGGCGCGCCGCCATCGTTTTCGCGAGCTGCTCGAACGCGTCCGGCGTCTCGCCGGCGGCCTGCACGGGCTCGGCCTGCGGCGCGGCGACATCGTCGTCGTCCATCTGCCGAACGGCCTGCGCTTCATCGAGACCTGCTTCGCGCTGTTCCAGCTCGGCGTGGTGCCGGTGCTGGCGCTGCCCGCGCACCGGCAACATGAAATCGAAGCACTTTGCCGCTTCAGCGGCGCACGCGCGTACCTGTGCGCGGACCAAGACACCTTCGACTGCCGCCCGCTGGCCGAGGCGCTGCGCGCGAGGTGCCCGGCGCTGGAACACGTGGTGACGGGCGGCGCGGCGGCCGGCTTCGTCGCGTTCGACGCGTTGTACGACGGCCCCGCGCGCGATGCCTGCGACGCGCGCGCCGGCGACGTCGCCTGCTTCCAGCTCTCGGGCGGCACGACCGGCACGCCCAAGCTGATCCCGCGCCGCCACGACGAATACCTGTACAACGTGCGCGCCTGCGTGGCGGCGAGCGCCGTCGACTCCGACACGGTCTATCTGGCGGCTTTGCCGATGGCGCACAACTTCACGCTCTGCTGCCCGGGCGTGATCGGCACGCTGCTGCACGGCGGATGCGTGGTGGCAGCCGGGCGCGCCGATCCCGACAGCTGCTTCGCGCTGATCGCGCGCGAGCGCGTCACGCATACGGCGCTGGTGCCGCCGCTGGCGCTGGTCTGGCTCGACGCGCAGGACCGCCTTCACGCCGACCTGTCGAGCCTGCGCCTGCTCCAGGTGGGCGGCGCGCGCCTGATGCGCCATGCGGCCGAACGTGTCGCGCCCACGCTCGGCTGCCGGCTGCAGCAGGTGTTCGGCATGGCCGAAGGGCTCGTCTGCTGCACGCGGCTCGACGATCCGCCCGAGCGCATCCACGACACGCAGGGACGCCCCGTATCGGAGGCCGATGAAATCCGCGTCGTCGATGCGCACGGCAAACCGGTCGCGCCCGGCCAGATCGGCGAGCTGCAGGTGCGCGGCCCGTACACGATCCGCGGCTACTACCCGCGCGCCGAACACGATGCAACAGCGTTCACGGCGGACGGCTTCTATCGCAGCGGCGACCTCGTATCGCAGACGGCCGACGGCTACCTGGTCGTCGAGGGCCGGGACAAGGATCAGATCAACCGGGGCGGCGAAAAAGTCTCGTCCGAGGAACTGGAAAACCTGCTGCTCACGCATCCTCAGGTCCACGACGCGGCCGTGGTCGCGCTGCCCGATGCACTGCTCGGCGAGCAGACCTGCGCGTTCGTCGTGGCGCGCCCGCCCGCGCCCACCTCGATGCAGCTCAAGCAGCATCTGCGCGCCTGCGGCCTCGCCGCGTTCAAGGTTCCCGACCGGATCGAATTCGTCACGCGCTTCCCGGAAACCGGCATCGGCAAGACCAGCAAGAAATCGCTGCGCGAGGCGTTGCGGCGCGAACTCGACGAGGCCGTCCGATGA
- a CDS encoding thioesterase II family protein translates to MSTAPHARWIRELQLSPGPRARIVGLPHAGGSAGFFRNWRGHLRWDLDLLAVQYPGREDRFAEPGVATIEALADPVAEALRHYTDRPLVLFGHSLGAVLAYEVAVRLERAGHPPLRVFVSGHPAPHRQRRTDLHRQSDQALLAEITRLSPDSRALFEDAELRAVYLPMIRRDYQAIETYRCPRPTTLNTPLDIVLPLDDTEVDRHEALAWQQVTRGASRWAAFEGGHFYLKQQYPALIAWLSRQIDLTLSAPKELP, encoded by the coding sequence ATGAGCACGGCGCCGCACGCACGCTGGATCCGCGAACTGCAGCTGTCGCCCGGCCCGCGTGCGCGGATCGTCGGCCTGCCGCACGCGGGCGGCAGCGCGGGATTCTTCCGCAACTGGCGCGGCCATCTGCGCTGGGACCTCGACCTGCTCGCCGTGCAGTACCCGGGGCGCGAGGATCGCTTCGCCGAACCGGGCGTCGCGACGATCGAGGCGCTCGCCGATCCCGTGGCCGAGGCCCTGCGCCATTACACGGACCGGCCGCTCGTGCTGTTCGGGCACAGCCTCGGCGCCGTGCTCGCCTATGAAGTCGCCGTGCGGCTCGAACGCGCCGGCCACCCGCCGCTGCGCGTGTTCGTCTCCGGCCACCCGGCGCCGCACCGGCAGCGCCGCACCGACCTGCACCGGCAGTCCGACCAGGCGCTGCTGGCCGAAATCACGCGGCTCTCGCCGGACAGCCGGGCGCTGTTCGAGGACGCCGAACTGCGTGCGGTGTACCTGCCGATGATCCGCCGCGACTACCAGGCGATCGAAACCTACCGATGCCCGCGGCCCACCACGCTGAACACGCCGCTCGACATCGTGCTGCCGCTCGACGACACCGAGGTCGATCGCCACGAAGCGCTCGCCTGGCAGCAGGTCACGCGCGGCGCATCGCGGTGGGCCGCGTTCGAGGGCGGCCACTTCTATCTGAAGCAGCAGTATCCGGCCCTGATCGCCTGGCTGAGCCGGCAGATCGATCTCACCCTTTCCGCTCCCAAGGAGTTGCCATGA
- a CDS encoding isochorismate lyase — MKQPDDCANLDEIRVAIDRLDADIIAALGQRMRYVLAASRFKPSQDSIAAPERVAAMLPARRVWAEHVGLDGGFVETLFTQIIHWYIEQQTHFWRRQRGLE, encoded by the coding sequence ATGAAACAGCCGGACGATTGCGCGAATCTCGACGAGATTCGCGTGGCGATCGACCGCCTCGATGCCGACATCATCGCGGCGCTCGGCCAGCGCATGCGCTACGTGCTGGCGGCCTCGCGCTTCAAGCCGAGCCAGGACAGCATCGCGGCGCCCGAACGCGTCGCGGCGATGCTGCCGGCGCGGCGCGTCTGGGCGGAGCATGTCGGGCTCGACGGCGGCTTCGTCGAAACACTGTTTACGCAGATCATTCATTGGTACATCGAACAGCAGACGCACTTCTGGCGGCGGCAGCGAGGGCTCGAATGA
- a CDS encoding isochorismate synthase, translated as MSTSATTPSETLAKALGAPLADAFTDVLAGAFTRAARQAAASGAPVLASMSFPLKPLDLPALIGRWDDGVTPWAFHETVTPSFALFGWDCALELSGHGDARFAQIDTRWRELVRTGIVCGDQPPRLVGGFRFDPAAARQAHWQAFADASMMLPRLSVVRERGDHWLVCQHVAAPDDDGAAVARRYEAWIGRLDSAMPVSAPAYGRGASGALDTATLDAGVWKRKVRDATDAIRHGAFSKVVLARDVPRRYPAPVAIAPLLARLRRRDANAQLFAARRGDGCFVGATPERLVRVHERLVHTQALAGTTRRDADPDRDRTLGAELMADRKERLEHAIVVEAIVAALAPHTHDLQLPDRPVLQLLPRLQHLSTPIRATLDAGATPLALVAALHPTPAVAGHPRAAALAWLRMVEGFDRGWYAGPFGWIDAHGNGDFCVALRCALIVANTCRLFAGCGIVAESDPEREYQETALKLSGMQAAIESPEDSPTPG; from the coding sequence ATGAGCACGTCCGCCACCACGCCGAGCGAGACACTGGCCAAGGCGCTCGGCGCCCCGCTCGCCGACGCCTTCACCGACGTGCTGGCCGGCGCGTTCACGCGCGCCGCGCGTCAGGCCGCGGCGAGCGGCGCGCCGGTGCTCGCCTCGATGTCGTTCCCGCTGAAGCCGCTGGATCTGCCCGCGCTGATCGGACGCTGGGACGACGGCGTCACGCCGTGGGCCTTCCACGAGACGGTCACGCCGTCGTTCGCGCTGTTTGGCTGGGATTGCGCGCTGGAACTGTCGGGCCACGGCGACGCGCGCTTCGCGCAGATCGACACGCGCTGGCGGGAACTGGTCCGCACCGGCATCGTTTGCGGCGATCAGCCGCCGCGCCTCGTCGGCGGCTTTCGCTTCGATCCGGCGGCCGCACGGCAGGCGCATTGGCAAGCGTTTGCCGACGCGAGCATGATGCTGCCGCGGCTGTCGGTCGTGCGCGAGCGCGGCGACCACTGGCTGGTCTGCCAGCATGTGGCCGCGCCGGACGACGACGGCGCGGCGGTCGCGCGCCGGTACGAGGCGTGGATCGGCCGGCTCGATAGCGCGATGCCGGTATCGGCGCCGGCTTACGGCCGCGGCGCATCGGGCGCGCTCGACACGGCGACGCTCGACGCCGGCGTCTGGAAGCGCAAAGTGCGGGACGCGACCGACGCCATCCGCCACGGCGCGTTCAGCAAGGTGGTGCTCGCACGCGACGTGCCGCGGCGCTATCCGGCGCCGGTCGCGATCGCGCCGCTGCTGGCGCGGTTGCGCCGGCGCGACGCGAACGCGCAGCTGTTCGCCGCGCGGCGCGGCGACGGCTGCTTCGTCGGCGCGACGCCGGAGCGGCTCGTGCGCGTACACGAGCGCCTGGTCCATACGCAGGCGCTGGCGGGCACGACGCGCCGCGACGCCGACCCGGACCGTGATCGCACGCTCGGTGCCGAACTGATGGCCGACCGCAAGGAGCGGCTCGAACATGCGATCGTCGTCGAGGCGATCGTCGCCGCGCTCGCGCCGCACACGCACGACCTGCAGCTGCCGGACCGGCCGGTGCTGCAACTGCTGCCGCGCCTGCAGCACCTGAGCACGCCGATCCGCGCGACGCTCGACGCCGGCGCGACGCCGCTCGCGCTGGTGGCCGCGCTGCATCCGACGCCGGCCGTGGCCGGCCACCCGCGCGCCGCCGCGCTCGCCTGGCTGCGCATGGTCGAGGGCTTCGACCGCGGCTGGTACGCGGGCCCGTTCGGCTGGATCGACGCGCACGGCAACGGCGACTTCTGCGTCGCCTTGCGCTGCGCGCTGATCGTGGCGAACACCTGCCGGCTGTTCGCGGGATGCGGGATCGTCGCCGAGTCGGACCCGGAACGCGAATACCAGGAAACCGCGCTGAAGCTGTCCGGCATGCAGGCGGCGATCGAGTCGCCCGAGGACTCGCCGACGCCGGGCTGA
- a CDS encoding cytochrome c, which translates to MRKLVTGIVAAGVVAVGALWAFASVTPDVKLDASVANRKGDAVHGAYLARAGDCIACHTTKGGTPFAGGLPFATPVGTIYSTNITADREHGIGGYTFDEFVLAMREGVGKGGKRLYPAMPFTSYAKVSDADLQDLYAYLTTQVPASPQANRASGIVWPLSMRWPLAYWSRAFHDDTRFAADPARSVEWNRGAYLVQGLAHCGTCHTPRGAAFQELDVSGKSELYLSGSSLDHTAPINLRSSAGGGLEAWSVDDVVASLKTGRNPHSAVSGPMGEVVENSTQYLGDADLKAMAVYVKSLGAPPQAPSFHADDGTLHDILAGKATSRGAQVYLDSCSACHRMNGRGASGVFPSLVDNPVVAQANPDSLIGVILAGSRLPSTRAAPSPLAMPPFGWRYDDEDVAQLATFVRSGWGNHGPAVTATQVAAVRAKVGG; encoded by the coding sequence ATGCGAAAACTGGTAACTGGAATCGTGGCCGCCGGGGTGGTGGCCGTGGGGGCGTTGTGGGCGTTCGCGTCCGTGACGCCGGATGTCAAGCTCGATGCCTCGGTGGCGAACCGCAAGGGCGACGCCGTGCATGGCGCGTATCTGGCGCGCGCCGGCGACTGCATCGCGTGCCATACGACCAAGGGCGGCACGCCGTTCGCGGGCGGCCTGCCGTTCGCGACGCCGGTGGGCACGATCTATTCGACGAACATCACCGCCGACCGCGAACACGGCATCGGCGGCTACACGTTCGACGAATTCGTGCTCGCGATGCGCGAGGGCGTGGGCAAGGGCGGTAAGCGGCTCTATCCGGCCATGCCGTTCACCTCGTATGCGAAGGTGTCGGACGCGGACCTGCAGGATCTGTACGCGTACCTGACCACGCAGGTACCGGCCTCGCCGCAGGCGAACCGCGCCTCCGGCATCGTGTGGCCGCTCAGCATGCGCTGGCCGCTCGCCTACTGGAGCCGCGCCTTCCATGACGACACGCGCTTCGCGGCCGATCCGGCCCGAAGCGTCGAGTGGAATCGCGGCGCCTATCTGGTGCAGGGCCTCGCGCATTGCGGCACCTGCCATACGCCACGCGGCGCGGCGTTCCAGGAGCTCGACGTGAGCGGCAAGAGCGAGCTGTACCTGTCCGGTTCGTCGCTCGACCATACCGCGCCGATCAACCTGCGCTCGTCGGCGGGTGGCGGCCTCGAGGCGTGGTCGGTGGACGACGTGGTCGCGTCGCTGAAGACCGGGCGCAATCCGCATTCGGCCGTGTCCGGGCCGATGGGCGAGGTGGTCGAGAACAGCACGCAGTACCTCGGCGATGCCGACCTGAAGGCGATGGCCGTGTACGTGAAGAGCCTTGGCGCGCCGCCGCAGGCCCCGAGCTTCCATGCCGACGACGGTACGCTGCACGACATCCTCGCCGGCAAGGCCACGAGCCGCGGCGCGCAGGTGTATCTCGACAGCTGCTCGGCCTGCCACCGCATGAACGGGCGCGGTGCCTCGGGCGTGTTCCCGTCGCTGGTCGACAATCCGGTGGTGGCGCAGGCCAACCCGGATTCGCTGATCGGCGTGATCCTCGCGGGCTCGCGCCTGCCCTCGACGCGGGCGGCGCCGTCGCCGCTCGCGATGCCGCCGTTCGGCTGGCGCTACGACGACGAGGACGTCGCGCAGCTGGCGACGTTCGTGCGGTCTGGCTGGGGCAATCACGGCCCGGCGGTCACGGCCACGCAGGTCGCCGCCGTGCGCGCGAAGGTGGGGGGCTGA
- a CDS encoding GMC family oxidoreductase — translation MASIKKKPVDAVIVGFGWTGSIMAIELANAGLDVVALERGDARETVPDFAYPQIVDEIKYSARQALLQNLAKTTVTNRHTKDQTAVPYRQIGSFKPGEGVGGAGSHWSGVQSRVMPDELRYKSHITERYGAKFIPEGMNLQDWGVTYDELEPSFDRFERVCGTSGKAGNLNGKPLEGGNPFEGRRSGDYPLPPLADHPTGKLFAAAARGLGYKPFALPAGNASGPYTNEYGCQLGPCNFCGFCSDYGCLNYSKASPQTAIIPALLRKPNFELRVNSHVVKVNTDASGKRATGVTYIDAQGNEVEQPAEMVVLAAFQLHNVHLMLLSKIGQPFNPDTNEGVVGRNFCYQLLNSVNMFFDKDVYINPFMGAGGGGQAIEEFNADNFDHSQLGFIGGGIIWGRQTGNGPVRGIPLPKGTPKWGTEWKQAAKDNFLHTGRIESQCSNMAYRNCFLDLDPNYRDAYGSPLMRITLDWQDNDLRASEYVAGKMMEIGRAMNPKSISGRIIKPGTHWDTRAYQSTHISGGTAMGADPKTSVVNKYLQSWDVPNLFVLGANVFAHGIGYNPTGLVGGLAYWAASNIRSQYLKNPGAAMVQV, via the coding sequence ATGGCAAGCATCAAGAAAAAGCCGGTCGACGCGGTGATCGTCGGCTTCGGCTGGACCGGCTCGATCATGGCGATCGAACTGGCGAACGCGGGGCTCGACGTGGTCGCGCTCGAGCGCGGCGACGCACGCGAGACGGTACCCGATTTCGCGTATCCGCAGATCGTCGACGAGATCAAGTACTCGGCGCGCCAGGCGTTGCTGCAGAACCTCGCGAAGACCACCGTCACGAACCGCCACACCAAGGACCAGACGGCCGTGCCGTATCGCCAGATCGGCTCGTTCAAGCCGGGCGAGGGCGTGGGCGGCGCGGGTTCGCACTGGTCGGGCGTGCAGTCGCGCGTGATGCCCGACGAGCTGCGCTACAAGAGCCACATCACCGAGCGCTACGGCGCGAAGTTCATCCCGGAAGGCATGAACCTGCAGGACTGGGGCGTGACCTATGACGAACTGGAGCCGTCGTTCGACCGCTTCGAGCGCGTCTGCGGCACCTCGGGCAAGGCCGGCAACCTGAACGGCAAGCCGCTCGAGGGCGGCAACCCGTTCGAAGGGCGCCGCTCGGGCGACTACCCGCTGCCGCCGCTGGCCGACCATCCCACCGGCAAGCTGTTCGCGGCCGCCGCGCGCGGGCTCGGCTACAAGCCATTCGCGCTGCCGGCCGGCAACGCCTCGGGGCCGTACACCAACGAATACGGCTGCCAGCTCGGGCCGTGCAACTTCTGCGGCTTCTGCAGCGACTACGGCTGCCTGAACTACTCGAAGGCCTCGCCGCAGACGGCGATCATCCCGGCGCTGCTGCGCAAGCCGAATTTCGAGCTGCGCGTGAACTCGCACGTCGTCAAGGTCAACACCGACGCGAGCGGCAAGCGCGCGACCGGCGTGACCTACATCGACGCGCAGGGCAACGAGGTCGAGCAGCCGGCCGAGATGGTCGTGCTGGCCGCGTTCCAGCTGCACAACGTCCACCTGATGCTGCTCTCGAAGATCGGCCAGCCGTTCAACCCGGACACCAACGAGGGCGTGGTCGGCCGCAACTTCTGCTACCAGCTGCTCAACAGCGTGAACATGTTCTTCGACAAGGACGTGTACATCAACCCGTTCATGGGCGCGGGCGGCGGCGGTCAGGCGATCGAGGAATTCAACGCCGACAACTTCGACCACTCGCAGCTCGGCTTCATCGGCGGCGGCATCATCTGGGGCCGCCAGACCGGCAACGGTCCGGTGCGCGGCATTCCGCTGCCCAAGGGCACGCCGAAGTGGGGCACCGAGTGGAAGCAGGCCGCGAAGGACAACTTCCTCCACACCGGCCGCATCGAGTCGCAGTGCAGCAACATGGCCTACCGCAACTGCTTCCTCGACCTCGATCCGAACTACCGCGACGCCTACGGCTCGCCGCTCATGCGCATCACGCTCGACTGGCAGGACAACGACCTGCGCGCCTCGGAATACGTGGCCGGCAAGATGATGGAGATCGGCCGCGCGATGAATCCGAAGTCGATCTCGGGACGCATCATCAAGCCGGGCACGCACTGGGACACGCGCGCCTACCAGAGCACGCACATCAGCGGCGGCACGGCGATGGGCGCGGATCCGAAGACGAGCGTGGTCAACAAGTACCTGCAGAGCTGGGACGTGCCCAACCTGTTCGTGCTCGGCGCCAACGTGTTCGCGCATGGCATCGGCTACAACCCGACGGGCCTGGTGGGCGGTCTCGCCTACTGGGCGGCGAGCAACATCCGCTCGCAATACCTGAAGAACCCCGGCGCCGCGATGGTGCAGGTCTGA
- a CDS encoding gluconate 2-dehydrogenase subunit 3 family protein: protein MTEAKDRSRRSFLKGSIAIAPIAVVGISGAVANQGQPAVARGMPPADQPTASQYTPGYFTPEEWAFINAACDTLIPKDDVGPGAVELGVPQYIDRQMQTPYGDATRWYMQGPFLPAAPEFGYQAKLTPKEQYRIGIRAINAYTRAHAGGKAFADFTPAQRTAFFKGIESGEVKTDDFNFKTFLGHFLLVNVMEGYFGDPSYGGNKDMAAWKMIGYPGVRADYLEFVGEAKPYPYGPVSLYGKRG from the coding sequence ATGACAGAAGCGAAAGATCGCAGTCGACGGAGCTTTCTCAAAGGCTCCATCGCGATCGCACCGATAGCCGTCGTCGGTATCTCGGGCGCCGTAGCGAACCAGGGCCAGCCGGCCGTCGCGCGCGGCATGCCGCCCGCCGACCAGCCCACCGCCAGCCAGTACACGCCCGGCTATTTCACGCCGGAGGAATGGGCCTTCATCAACGCGGCCTGCGACACGCTGATCCCGAAGGACGACGTCGGGCCCGGCGCGGTCGAGCTCGGCGTGCCGCAATACATCGACCGCCAGATGCAGACGCCCTATGGCGACGCGACGCGCTGGTACATGCAGGGGCCGTTCCTGCCGGCCGCCCCCGAGTTCGGCTACCAGGCCAAGCTCACGCCGAAGGAGCAGTACCGGATCGGCATCCGCGCGATCAACGCCTACACGCGCGCGCATGCCGGCGGCAAGGCCTTCGCCGACTTCACGCCCGCGCAGCGCACCGCCTTCTTCAAGGGCATCGAGTCGGGCGAGGTCAAGACCGACGACTTCAACTTCAAGACCTTCCTCGGCCACTTCCTGCTCGTCAACGTGATGGAAGGCTACTTCGGCGACCCGTCCTACGGCGGCAACAAGGACATGGCCGCCTGGAAGATGATCGGCTACCCCGGCGTGCGCGCCGATTACCTGGAGTTCGTGGGTGAGGCCAAGCCTTATCCGTATGGTCCGGTCAGCCTCTACGGCAAGCGAGGATAA
- a CDS encoding methyl-accepting chemotaxis protein, translating to MNGVGVKAAFTLQARIALTMGFLAVLMVAIGVLGLLGTSRANRANQDTYKNKLTAATNIGNAEIYIARTRLVLDRLALHPEDAKAQEQIDRATGFFAKSDEWWQTFVNQPHQQNEADLIGDATERRKAMRDAVSSFVDAIRASDTAKVDHIAMTELSALYSQMSAANDKVKQALYTNAKNNYEASESSFHVYFSVSVVMIVIGVIASVLSWLSLRRAIMAPLNDALSHFEAIAAGHLNRRIDAHRNDEMGLLLRGVAEMQTSLARTVREVRTSTESIATATQQIASGTMDLSVRTEEQAASLQETAASMSELTATVKQNAESARTARSLADNASDVAARGNDVVARVIGTMGGIDQSSRKISDITGIIEGIAFQTNILALNAAVEAARAGEQGRGFAVVASEVRSLAQRSSVAAKEIKELISASVQTVAEGSELVADAGQTMQEVLRSVRDLTTLMNEIAAAAEQQRMGIEQVDTAVSQMDSITQQNAALVEQATAAAQALSEQSTRMRGHVETFQLA from the coding sequence ATGAATGGGGTAGGGGTGAAGGCGGCGTTTACGCTGCAGGCGCGCATTGCGCTGACGATGGGTTTTCTCGCTGTGCTGATGGTCGCGATCGGGGTACTCGGCTTGCTGGGAACGAGCCGGGCGAATCGAGCCAACCAGGACACCTACAAGAACAAGCTGACCGCCGCAACCAACATCGGCAACGCCGAGATCTACATCGCCCGCACGCGCCTCGTGCTCGACCGCCTGGCGCTGCACCCCGAGGACGCGAAGGCGCAGGAGCAGATCGACCGCGCCACCGGTTTCTTCGCGAAGTCCGACGAGTGGTGGCAGACCTTCGTCAACCAGCCGCACCAGCAGAACGAGGCCGACCTGATCGGCGACGCCACCGAGCGCCGCAAGGCCATGCGTGACGCGGTGTCGTCGTTCGTCGACGCGATCCGCGCCAGCGACACCGCCAAGGTGGACCACATCGCGATGACCGAGCTTTCCGCGCTCTACAGCCAGATGAGCGCGGCCAACGACAAGGTCAAGCAGGCGCTCTACACCAACGCGAAGAACAACTACGAAGCGTCCGAATCGAGCTTCCACGTCTATTTCAGCGTGTCGGTCGTGATGATCGTGATCGGCGTGATCGCCTCGGTGCTGAGCTGGCTGTCGCTGCGCCGCGCGATCATGGCACCGCTCAACGACGCGCTCTCGCACTTCGAGGCGATCGCCGCGGGCCACCTGAACCGCCGCATCGACGCGCACCGCAACGACGAGATGGGCCTGCTGCTGCGCGGCGTGGCCGAGATGCAGACCAGCCTCGCGCGCACCGTGCGCGAAGTGCGCACCAGCACCGAATCGATCGCCACGGCCACCCAGCAGATCGCCTCCGGCACCATGGACCTGTCGGTGCGCACCGAGGAGCAGGCCGCCTCGCTCCAGGAAACCGCGGCGAGCATGAGCGAGCTGACGGCCACCGTGAAGCAGAACGCCGAAAGCGCCCGCACGGCGCGTTCGCTCGCGGACAACGCCTCCGACGTGGCCGCGCGCGGCAACGACGTGGTCGCGCGCGTTATCGGTACCATGGGCGGCATCGATCAAAGCTCGCGCAAGATCTCCGATATCACCGGCATCATCGAGGGCATCGCCTTCCAGACCAACATCCTGGCGCTGAACGCGGCCGTGGAAGCGGCGCGCGCCGGCGAGCAGGGCCGCGGCTTCGCGGTGGTGGCGAGCGAGGTGCGTTCGCTCGCGCAGCGCTCGTCGGTGGCGGCCAAGGAAATCAAGGAGCTGATCTCCGCGTCGGTGCAGACGGTCGCCGAGGGCAGCGAACTGGTGGCCGACGCGGGCCAGACGATGCAGGAAGTGCTGCGTTCGGTGCGTGACCTGACCACGCTGATGAACGAGATCGCGGCGGCCGCCGAACAGCAGCGCATGGGCATCGAGCAGGTCGACACGGCGGTCAGCCAGATGGACTCGATCACCCAGCAGAACGCCGCGCTCGTCGAGCAGGCCACGGCCGCGGCGCAGGCGCTCAGCGAGCAGTCCACGCGCATGCGCGGCCACGTCGAGACGTTCCAGCTCGCCTGA
- a CDS encoding acyltransferase family protein, with product MELNARSHGVDLLRGTAILLVLILHFHLTYRLDVLPFDLPWLADAIRAVARNGNYGVTMFFTVSGYLITSTSLRRFGSPRGIRFATFYRFRAARILPCLLLVLAIMVALALLGLRSFVDKPGTVSLPVAVLSVLTFWHNVLMARVGYFNYAMNILWSLSVEEVFYLGFPLVFAWLRRPRYIAWWLLVPIVFAPVYRYWHRDDEIVALYGYWACFDAIAMGCCVALMPGVRMRREWRLVLQGVAIGAMAITYLCGPIMRHVVWGVSVMALGSAVLLVCFRIGQEEGRQAASSWVPRVIRWFGQRSYELYLFHIVVLGVLREYLTRESIGVHAKPLWLVAYAGLAALVAGGVFRWFSEPVNRALRRDGDLPV from the coding sequence ATGGAGTTGAACGCGCGCAGTCATGGAGTGGACCTGCTGCGAGGCACGGCGATCCTGCTCGTGCTGATCCTGCATTTCCACCTGACCTACCGGCTGGACGTGCTGCCGTTCGACCTGCCGTGGCTAGCCGACGCGATCCGCGCGGTGGCCCGCAACGGCAACTATGGCGTGACGATGTTCTTTACCGTGTCCGGATATCTGATCACGTCCACGTCGCTGCGCCGGTTTGGTTCGCCACGAGGGATTCGCTTCGCGACGTTCTACCGTTTCCGCGCCGCGCGGATTTTGCCGTGCCTCTTGCTGGTGCTGGCGATCATGGTCGCGCTCGCTTTACTCGGCCTGCGCTCGTTTGTCGACAAACCCGGCACCGTGAGTTTGCCGGTGGCCGTGCTGTCGGTGCTGACCTTCTGGCATAACGTGCTGATGGCCAGGGTCGGCTATTTCAACTACGCGATGAATATCCTCTGGTCGCTGTCGGTGGAGGAGGTGTTTTATCTGGGGTTTCCGTTGGTTTTCGCGTGGTTGCGCCGGCCGCGGTATATCGCATGGTGGTTGCTCGTGCCGATCGTGTTTGCGCCGGTTTATCGGTATTGGCATCGCGATGACGAGATCGTCGCGCTTTATGGGTATTGGGCATGTTTCGATGCGATCGCGATGGGGTGCTGCGTCGCGTTGATGCCGGGGGTGCGGATGCGGCGGGAGTGGCGTCTGGTGTTGCAGGGCGTGGCCATCGGGGCGATGGCAATCACTTATCTGTGCGGGCCGATCATGCGGCATGTGGTGTGGGGTGTGTCGGTGATGGCGTTGGGTTCCGCGGTGCTGTTGGTTTGCTTCAGGATCGGGCAGGAAGAAGGGCGGCAGGCGGCATCGTCATGGGTGCCGCGCGTGATTCGCTGGTTCGGGCAGCGCAGTTATGAGTTGTATCTGTTTCACATCGTCGTGCTCGGTGTGTTGCGCGAGTACCTGACGCGCGAAAGCATTGGGGTGCATGCGAAGCCGCTTTGGCTGGTGGCTTACGCTGGATTGGCGGCACTGGTTGCCGGGGGCGTGTTTCGGTGGTTTTCCGAGCCGGTGAATCGGGCGCTGCGTCGGGATGGTGACCTGCCTGTCTGA